The Symmachiella macrocystis genome includes the window GTCAGATTCGTCAACGTAAAGTCCCCTTAGTCACACTGACAATCGCCGTCACTCTGCGGGGGGCCGACTCCGCGACAGCCCTGCTTTAACGGTGCGGGCGCGATGTAAGGTGCCCCTGCGCATTTGCGGCTGCGATTTTGAACGGTCCGCCTTGTGCGTCCGACGGCAACGTGGAATCGCTCCCGATCAAGGCTATCGCGCGTCAACTGTAAGGCGGGAGGGATGAACCAGCCGAGGCCTTCGAAGCCGCAGGAGGGCCACGCTGGCCGGTATGCGATCAATCGAGATCTAGCGAATGACCACTGTCCAGCTCAAGAATCCGGCAATGTCCAAAAAAGCATCCGCGTTCTCCTCGAATGATAATGGATTGTTGCTATGATTAGGCTGATTCCTTTCCATTCTAACCGCGAGTATTCTTCGAAGATGACTGAAATAAAGCGACTGTTAGCTGCAAATCGTAGTGAGATTGCCATCCGGATCTTTCGGAGTGCCCACGAGTTGGGGATCCAGACGGTGGCGATCTACTCTCATGAAGACCGTTACGCCTTGCACCGCTTCAAAGCGGACGAAGCTTATCAAATCGGTAAACCGGGCGAGCCCATCCAAGCTTACCTAGATATCGATGCCATTATCACCTTGGCAAAAGAGCAGAATATTGACGCAATCCACCCTGGCTATGGATTTCTCTCAGAGAATCCGCAGTTCGCCCAGGCGTGCGAGGATGCAGGAATCGTTTTTGTGGGACCGCGCGTCCAGACGCTCAAGCAATTGGGCGACAAGATTTCTGCACGCTTGGTTGCCGAAAAGGCGAACGTCCCGGTGCTCGGTGGAGGTGGAGGAGCCATCACTGATGCTGAACAGGGATTGCAATTCACAGAGCAGGTCGGATTCCCAGTTATTCTCAAAGCAGCTCACGGGGGAGGCGGGCGCGGCATGCGTGTTGTGCGTGATGCCACAGAATTTGAACAGGCATTCGATCAGGCTCGGCGGGAATCACTCACCGCCTTCGGCAGTCCAGACATCTTCGTTGAGAGGTTTGTTGAGCGGGCGCGACACATTGAAGTGCAGTTGCTCGGCGACCAACATGGTCAGTTGGTCCATCTCTATGAGCGTGATTGTTCCGTACAAAGGCGGCACCAAAAGGTGGTTGAGATTGCGCCGGCTCCCAACCTGGAGACAAGTCTGCGGCAGGCGCTCTGTGATTCTGCAGTGGCCATCGGCCGAGCGGTGGACTACCAGAACGCGGGAACTGTCGAATTTCTCATCGACGCCGATACCAACGACTTCTACTTCATCGAAGTCAACCCACGGATTCAGGTCGAGCACACGGTTACCGAACAGGTCACCGGTGTTGATATTGTCAAATCACAGATCCTCATCGCTCAAGGGACACGACTTGAGGATCCAGTGATCGACTTGTCGTCGCAAGAGGCAATCTCCACCCACGGTTTTGCCATCCAATGCCGGGTGACGACAGAGGATACTGAAAATCTTTTCATGCCGGATTATGGCCGTATCACTCACTATCGTTCCGCCAGCGGCATGGGTATTCGTCTCGACGCAGGCACTGCATTCTCTGGAGCGGTGGTTTATCCGTTCTATGATTCTTTATTGGTCAAAGTGACCGCTTGGGCTCGTAAGTTTCCGGATGCTGCACATCGCATTGAACGCTGTTTGCAGGAGTTTCGCATTCGTGGCGTCAAAACCAATATTCCGTTCCTCATTAAGCTGGTCATGCATTCCACTTTTATCGAGGGGAACTGCACGACCACCTTTATCGATGAAACTCCGGAGCTATTTGACTTCCCGCCGAGAAAGGACCGGGCCACAAAATTGCTGGCCTATCTGGGGGAGACGATTGTAAACGGCAATTCACTTGTGAAAAACCGACCGGTGGCAACACGCCGCATTCCTGCCCCACTGCCCAAATTTCAATCGACCGCGCCGATTCCCGACAGCATGCGACAGAAGTTTCAGCGTCTCGGAGCCGAGAAGTTTTCGAAGTCATTGCTGGAGCATAAACCTCTGCTTTTGACTGACACGACGTTTCGCGATGCCCACCAATCCCTCTTAGCGACGCGGCTGCGAACTTATGACATGTTGCGAATTGCCGATGTCTATGCACGGCATTGTCCGGAACTGTTTTCACTGGAAATGTGGGGCGGTGCCACGTTCGACACGTCGATGCGCTTCCTCAAAGAGTATCCCTGGCAGCGGCTTTCCGAATTGAGAGACCGTGTGCCCAATATTCTGTTTCAGATGTTGCTGCGAGCATCCAATGCGGTCGGCTACACAAATTATCCCGACAACGTCGTTCGAGAGTTCGTCAAGGAAGCAGCGGGGGCTGGAATCGATGTCTTCCGTGTGTTTGACGCTTTGAACTGGGTTGAGAACATGCAAGTCGCGATGGATGCCGTCATCGAATCCGGTGCGATCTGTGAGGCGACCATTTGCTACACCGGTGATATTCTTGACCCCCGCCAATCCAAATACGACTTGAAATACTATGTGGAGATGGCAAAACGTCTGGAAGGCATGGGAGCTCACATTCTCGCCATTAAGGATATGGCGGGGCTTTGCAAACCGTATGCGGCGGAATTGCTGGTCAAGACATTGCGTCAGGAAGTTGGCCTGCCAATCCATTTCCATACCCATGATACAGGCGGGGTACAGGCGGCATCGCTTGTCAAAGCAGCAGAAGCTGGAGTCCACATCGTCGATGCGGCGCTGGCTCCGCTCTCCGGCGGAACGTCACAGCCGAACTTGAATACGCTCGTCGAGTCGATAAAACTCACCGATCGTGAAACCGGTCTGCAGTCAGCCCGGCTTGATGAAATTGCGGATTATTGGCGCGCGGTCCGTGAATTCTATACACCATTTGAGAGTCCCGTCCTGCCTGCCGGCAGCGATCTTTATCAGCATCAAATGCCGGGCGGTCAGTACACCAATCTTTACCAGCAAGCGCGCGCTCTGGGTTTGGCAGATCGCTGGAGCGAAGTCTGTCGCATGTATGCGGATGTCAACCAACTATTCGGCGACATTGTGAAAGTGACGCCCACATCGAAGGCGGTTGGCGACATGGCACTCTTTTTGATCTCGAATGAGATGACAACCGAGGATGTCGTCTCTTCAAATCGTGAGTTGGCCTTTCCTCAATCGGTCGTCGATTTAATCAGTGGGCGGATGGGCCAAACACCGGGTGGGTTTCCAGCCAATGTGCAAAAGCGAATCTTGCGTGGGGAATCACCCGTCGAAGGCCGTCCCGGTGCGAACCTTCCCCCGGCAGATTTTGAACAGTCCAACGACAAGCTTCAAGAAATTCTGGGCCACAAACCGACACACCGCGAAGCTTTATCACATCTCCTCTATCCAGAGGTGTTTGAAGATTTCGCACGACACGACCAGACCTACGGCGACACGAGTGTCCTACCGACACCAGCGTTCCTCTACGGACTGGAACCGGGAGAAGAGATCTCCGTCGAAATCGAACCGGGCAAGACGCTGATCATTCGCCTTCAAACCGTCGGTGAGGCACATGAAGATGGGCGCCGCACAGTTTTCTTCGAACTCAACGGCCAGCCCCGTGAAGTCACCATCACCGACCGGTCTCTTGAACCTGATGCCCCGCGTCATCTCAAAGCGGATCCAAACGACCCATCACATGTAGCGGCCAGCATGCCCGGAATGGTTGTGAACATTGCCGTCCAAACGGGAGATGCTGTTGCCAAGGGCCAGAAACTCCTCATGCTCGAAGCGATGAAGATGCAGACGATCGTCGCCGCAGAACATGACGGTATCGTCGCTGAAACTTTAGTTCACAGCGGGACTCAAGTCGAAAGCGGCGACCTACTGATGACCGTAGAACCGAAGGAGTGATCGCCGTCCCATCTGGAGGAGAACTCGATCGTCGCCAGCTTATTCAAATACCACCGGCGTGAATGGCAATTCGTTGGTGGTGCGTGGTTTATACCGGCCCCGCTGAATTGCTTTTCGCTTGTGTCGCTCGGCGCTCGGGTCTTTTTCTTTCATCGGTTTCAAAGCACGGGTAATAAAACGAAAGACCTCTGGATAACGCCATTCTTTCGAGCGACCGACATGCGCGGCACCTCGATGCAAATGGTAATCATGTTCAATCGCTGCGTCGAACAGTAGCCGGTGCAGCAATTCAACCGAACGGAAGTTCCCGTTTGCGTCTTCATCGCCAACCTCGATGAGCAGTTGCAGGCCTGACTCTCGCAATTTCTTCGGATTATCGATGACCATCGTCGGGGGATGCGTACTGCGCCAAAAAGCTCTATCAACGGGATTGCCAAAACGCGATCCGTGATCAGCCAAGACCTTAGCGTCGAAATAGCTGATGTCCCAATCCTCAAGCTTCAGCACAGCGGGAAAACCGGGGGCGATGGAAACCGCTGCGGCAAACATTCTCGGGTGACGAAATGCGATCCTTAGCGTGCCCTGCCCTCCAAACGAGCTGCCTCCGATCACGGTTCCCGTTCGGTCCTTTATGACGTGATATTGTTCACGCATGTCGTTTAACATCTGGCCCGTAATAAACGTGTCCCATTGGTTTGTGCCATCGTGCCAGTCAATGTAGAAGGAAGCCCCGGTGACCGGTGCCACTACGACACAAGGCACAAGATCACCGGTCGCCCAGGCCTTCTCAATAAAGGGCCGCATGTGATTTCCCAGGACGTCTTTCCCAGAGGTTCCGCCATGCAACCAGATAAACAATGGGAAAGGCTGGGAAGCCTGTTCATATCCAGGCGGCAGAAGTACGTCGACGGTAGCGGGGTTGGAGACGAGTGTGGTTTTGATCTTGAGTTGGTCCAGTTTGCCGGGCAATGCTGTTTGCCCGCTGCAGGTGGAGGCACTCACGCCCAGAATCACGAACAGTACAAGGTATCGCATGGACTCGCCTCATTGAGATTGAATTCCGATCCCGACGTAGTTTACTGGTATCATTATTCGAATTCTTCGTCATTACGCCCACTGCAAAATAGTCGAGCGCATCCGTCCGGTCAATTGCCGCAGCCTCCTGTTGTCGTGAACTGCAGTCTGGACTTCTCCAGGAATAGTGGACATCGGGATTAGCGTGTAAACTACTCCTGAGGAAGTCCATGATCCAAAGATGTAGCGGACATCAGATTACTGGTTATTCTGGAACGATACAGCTTCTACTCTGCATATCATCTGCCAACGTCATCGTCAGCGAGGAATGACTGCATGAATCCAGCTTCTGCCGATAGGTCGTCTCTGATTGTTGTCTTAGTCGATCTCCAACCTCAGTTCGTCGACACAGCATCCCGCAACGACCAGGCGGTAATCGGTCGCATCCAACAAATGTTGCTAATGTGCGAGACATTGAATATCCCGGTGCTGGCTACAGCAGAAGAGCCAATTGCACGAAAAGGACGTATGGTCGATGCTCTAGCAAAATGCTTTCCGAAATCTGGAATCATATTCTCCAAGTTGGCGTACGACCTGTCTGCGGAGACTGACATTCGAAATGCACTGCTGAAATTCAACAGAAAACAGGTAGCGGTTGTGGGCGCAGAAACTGATGTTTGTGTCCTGCAGTCAGTCTTAGGATTACTGCGGATGGGGCTCGACGTCTTCCTGATCGAGGATTGTGTTCTGAGTTCCGCAACCGATACCAGTGCTGCTCTGGCTCGTATGTATGCTTGTGGCGCGATTCCTACGACATGGAAATCCTTGTATTACGAACTCATCCGCACAGATGACGAAGACAACCGTCTACGGGAAGACGCGAATTTGGTGAGGAAAGGTCTTATTCCGCCGGAGAAATTGCCTTCGAGCCATTCTGGCTAAGGGTATGCAATCTTGCTGGCATCGCCATGCTCCCAACTATTGTAGATGGTCAAGAGTGAAAGCCACAGTCGCTATGTCAGCGCGACGCGCAGCTTCTCTCGGCACAAGCCATCGGTGAAACCGTCACACAGTATTCTGAGGAACTGCGAAATCACTTTGAGTCCCAAAATTTGCATCCGGATTCGAAATGGCGCATAGTGCACGTCGACCGTGAAGCGGTGGCTTGTTGCCGCTCTCGTTTTGAGGTGCCATCGAATTCGGGGGGAGATTCCATGGGCGACATTCTGAAATTGATCAGAATCGGACAAATGTTTATGGAGAAGGACTGGTCAGAAGCGGGGACGTTCAAACGTGGTTTGATTATGGGAGCGGTTGGAGTTGTATTAGGACTTTTCTTGAACCTGTTTACTGCCATGATGGGTGTGCGACCTGCCGGGGGCGATTTTGTCACACCGACGATTTTAATATCGTTGATTTTGGGAGTCGTGCTTTTCGCCTGCGGACTCCTGACGTCGCCCGCCGAACCGACAAACAAACCGACAAAGGATGCTCAATCAATGCATGCTGCCACCACATCGGACGGACAACACGATCCCACGGAGCGATCGACTAGCTTTATACTGTCCCACGCCGTGCTTCCCGAGTCCGCTTTTCACAACCCCAGTGGATTCTTGGCGACGATGTCGGAGGGAAATCCAGATCGCGTGGCAATCTTACAGCGAATGTGGGAGCACATTGCCAAGCAAAAAACAAAAGGTGATCCGCCATCTCCTCCCCTGTTCGAAGTCGAGCCATTTCTATTGTGCGGCCTATGTGGCCTCCAAATTAAGTTCCCTCCACCGCAACAACCGGGAGAGGCGTATATGGTGGCCTTTGTGGCAAAATTGCGAGAGGAGGATGAGCCGGAATCAACACCAATTCCGTGCTGGTACTTTACGCTGGAAAAACCCGAGGAGGGCGACCGTCCCTCTTCGGGCCACCGCTTCTTTAATGCCTTGCGTGACGACCCACAATTGATCAACATTCTGGCGCCCGATCCCGCATTTCGTATCACATTTTTTAGTGACATGGAAAAACTGTTACCGGTGATTCAGCACAACGATCATTTGACATCGCTGTTCGCACAGGCTTTCGCGAAGAAGAACTATGACGAATTGATCAATGACGCTGAGGCCTTTGAAGAGTTCCTGACTGCGTATGAATCGTGTCTAGAACCATCGGTGACCACACTGGGCGAGTGTCGACCGGGGAATTTGTTTGGAAACCACGGCGCTGGTCCTCGGATTGACCCCCACGCGTTCCGGCTCGACATCGCCGTTGAGTTGCTCCGGAGAATCCGACGTGATCAGTCCGTTGAGCTGTAGGTCGATGCGACCAAGTGAGATAGCCACTTGGCAATGCGACTCTCGAGGATGCGTTCACGATGAACCGAAAACCAATGTATGGCCGCCTTTCTTATTTCGAGTGTTGAAGCAACTCCGCACCCACGGAGCATCAAAGCGATATGAAATCCGTTGAGATCTGCTGAGAACGCGTGCTCACAAACGAAAAAGGTTACCTGGAGTGTTGATTCTAGGCTGCTATCCATCTGTTTTACTTAGACGGTGGCAGGCACGTTCGCCGTCTGCATAACCGCGAGATTTAAGTCCTAGTCGCAAAGGCCACAACGGATCGATCAGATCGCTCGTTTTAACGTCGAGGTTCTAAAATCTCCCTGATATAGCAACGGAATGTTGATTGGCGTATCCTGCCATTTTGTCAAAAGCGAGTCATTCTAGAGTCGGCACTTTGAGGAAGCACAACATCTGATGAAGAATTCTGAATCATCAACACACCGGCGGCGGTTTCTGAAATCAATTGTGGCAGGTGCTGCAATTGGATCGACTGGCGTGCAGGTTCGTTTGGCAGAGGGCGCTGATCCTCAGGAAGGCCAGACAACAACGGCATTTCCAGAGTTCACCAAAGGCGAAGTCCTTCGCACAGATGGTGAGCTTATTGCTGAGAATGCACTTCATGAATCAGCACGTACGATTCCGGTCGCCGGGCAGAGCGACGTGCTCGTCTGTGGGGGCGGGCCGGCCGGGATTGGTGCCGCGCTGGCGGCGGCTCGCGCCGGAGCGAGTGTGCAGCTCATTGAAGTCGGCGGTTGTTTGGGAGGGGTTTGGACGGCCGGACTGCTGACAAAAATTCTGAATGGCGAGAAAAAATCAGGGGTCATGCAGGAACTCCTCACCGACTTGGCCGAGCGCGGCAGTGCCGTCGCCCAGAAGACATCCGGAACGGTCTATGACCCGGAGTTGATGAAACTATTGCTTGAGGAAAAGTGCGTCGAAGCCGGTGTGAAAATCCAATTGCATACAAGGGTTGTGGGAACCGTCACCGATCAGAAGAATCGGATCGTGGCGACCATTACGGAGTCAAAATCGGGCCGGCAGGCTTGGGTGGCCCAGCGATTCATCGACTGCACAGGCGATGGCGACTTGGCTGCACAGGCAGGATGCCAGTTTGACGTTGGCATCGGCTCCCAGTGCGAATGTCAACCGATGTCACTGATCGCACTGCTCACAGGAATTGAACCGTCGGAGGTTTCGGAATTTATCCGAGAAAACGGATCAGCGGCAAAAGCCCGTTTGCTAAAACTCATGCGGCAGGCAGGAATCAAACCCTCCTATCGGGCCCCCACGCTTCGACATCTTCATAGCGGTGTCTTTTCACTGATGACGAATCATGAATATGGGGTTTCTGCAACAGATGCCGGTCAGATTACCGCAGCGACTATTCGCGCTCGCGCCGAAGTGCATGCAATCGTCAATGATCTCAGAAAGCTCGGCGGACCATGGAGCAATCTTGCAGTCGTGGCGACGGCGGAACAAATCGGTGTTCGTGAAGGCCGCCGCATTCGAGGCCGCTACACCATTACCGGCAATGATGTCATCACCGGCCTGCGCCACAAAGATGCGGTCTGTCGGGCAAATTTTGCCATCGACGTTCACAACGTATTCCCCGATGGTTCCAATCCTGCTGACGTTAAGCGTTATCGATCTGCGGGAGTCAAGGCTTATGACATTCCGCTTCCGGCACTGATCGCAGCCGACGTGGACGGTTTGATGATGGCAGGCCGCTGCATCAGCGGCGATTTCATCGCCCACTCAAGCTACCGCGTGACCGGAAACTCTGTGCCCATGGGCGAAGCCGCCGGTTTGACGTCGGTTGCATCCCTCAAGCAGGGAGTCATGCCACATGAACTATCCTGGGACACAGTCCAGAAGGCTACCTAACAGTGCCGGTTCGAGGACGGCATTGCGGTCTACGGACTTGGGAAGGGACTGCGACTCGGTCTTTAAATGAGGTGTCTGATGAGTATTGGGATCTGGTTGTGCTCTTGACGGAGATCTCTCTTCCTGCGAATCGAAGTGAAGACGAACGCTATCCATTCAGCGCTCGATGTGCCTTGCAAAGAAATCGCAGCGATAAATCATCACGGATCGAACTCGAAATCAACGTCTTGCTGCCGTCAAATTCTAAAGCCTCGTCCTGTTGGGCTTCGACGGTGGCGGCGAATTCTTCGGGAGATATAAATTCGTCAATGCAGAAGCGGAGGATGCTTGTTCGTAGCTTGGAATAATCAACGACCGGACAGACCGTCAAAAAATACACAATCCGTTCGGCGACCACCGTTTCTGCCGGCCGGTCCCGATCTTCGATCCATGCTAACCCAACTTGGTCAAGGAGGCCGTAAAGGTACTGCAAAACCACCGGCGAAACAGAAGCGACTTGGTCCAACTCTGAGAGGACAGTCTCGGGTTTGGAGAGTAGTCCTGAAATAATGGGGACAACAGCGGAACGGACATTGTTCGACGCGTTCCAGATATTTGGCATCTCCTGCAGAAGTAAACGAACGTGTATGTTTCCAACCGTGGGGAGACTTTTGATGCCAGTGGCGAGTTCTGTCAAGTGGTCAAACTGTATGAGTTCACTCTCCAGTTCAAGTTGGAAGTTGTCGAATAATGCGATTTCCTTGCGGCAGGTATCAAGAATTCTCACGGCATCTGAGTCTTGGCTCCAAGCGGCATGGTTGGCAGCAGCAATCGTCAGTCGCACCCATTCCGTCGGAGAATAGTCAACCAAGGGTGTGCGATGAACGACAAGGTCCTCGCGTATCACCTGCCAATTCTTCGCGGTTGCAGCGTGCTTCCATCGCTGACGCAGTAATTCCGATCGAAAACTGGCCGGAATTCTCTTGAGGAATTGCCCAGCTTTGTCACTGAGGGCGAATCTTGGTTTACAGATCAGTTCTTGCCGAAAAAGTTCAAGCAGACATGGAGATCCATTCGTTCGTGAAAGG containing:
- a CDS encoding isochorismatase family protein, whose protein sequence is MNPASADRSSLIVVLVDLQPQFVDTASRNDQAVIGRIQQMLLMCETLNIPVLATAEEPIARKGRMVDALAKCFPKSGIIFSKLAYDLSAETDIRNALLKFNRKQVAVVGAETDVCVLQSVLGLLRMGLDVFLIEDCVLSSATDTSAALARMYACGAIPTTWKSLYYELIRTDDEDNRLREDANLVRKGLIPPEKLPSSHSG
- a CDS encoding J domain-containing protein, encoding MTDIPLPDDSSQWPLNPWEIFGLRPNAKHVELRRAYSQLIRRFRPDTHPVEFQRIHEAYQRLKAILGSQVQPELPSHGNASNENWSHGGSPHGYSPYGNSNGNGKSPYDSPIDPNVPSSRNEIRKRAPDVGGLFAIHDKKSVVDAYRSLVQADKQHPSETTAAALYWQLILNPDLDTQRKPADWLLHGLSRTNGSPCLLELFRQELICKPRFALSDKAGQFLKRIPASFRSELLRQRWKHAATAKNWQVIREDLVVHRTPLVDYSPTEWVRLTIAAANHAAWSQDSDAVRILDTCRKEIALFDNFQLELESELIQFDHLTELATGIKSLPTVGNIHVRLLLQEMPNIWNASNNVRSAVVPIISGLLSKPETVLSELDQVASVSPVVLQYLYGLLDQVGLAWIEDRDRPAETVVAERIVYFLTVCPVVDYSKLRTSILRFCIDEFISPEEFAATVEAQQDEALEFDGSKTLISSSIRDDLSLRFLCKAHRALNG
- a CDS encoding alpha/beta hydrolase, whose translation is MRYLVLFVILGVSASTCSGQTALPGKLDQLKIKTTLVSNPATVDVLLPPGYEQASQPFPLFIWLHGGTSGKDVLGNHMRPFIEKAWATGDLVPCVVVAPVTGASFYIDWHDGTNQWDTFITGQMLNDMREQYHVIKDRTGTVIGGSSFGGQGTLRIAFRHPRMFAAAVSIAPGFPAVLKLEDWDISYFDAKVLADHGSRFGNPVDRAFWRSTHPPTMVIDNPKKLRESGLQLLIEVGDEDANGNFRSVELLHRLLFDAAIEHDYHLHRGAAHVGRSKEWRYPEVFRFITRALKPMKEKDPSAERHKRKAIQRGRYKPRTTNELPFTPVVFE
- a CDS encoding pyruvate carboxylase: MTEIKRLLAANRSEIAIRIFRSAHELGIQTVAIYSHEDRYALHRFKADEAYQIGKPGEPIQAYLDIDAIITLAKEQNIDAIHPGYGFLSENPQFAQACEDAGIVFVGPRVQTLKQLGDKISARLVAEKANVPVLGGGGGAITDAEQGLQFTEQVGFPVILKAAHGGGGRGMRVVRDATEFEQAFDQARRESLTAFGSPDIFVERFVERARHIEVQLLGDQHGQLVHLYERDCSVQRRHQKVVEIAPAPNLETSLRQALCDSAVAIGRAVDYQNAGTVEFLIDADTNDFYFIEVNPRIQVEHTVTEQVTGVDIVKSQILIAQGTRLEDPVIDLSSQEAISTHGFAIQCRVTTEDTENLFMPDYGRITHYRSASGMGIRLDAGTAFSGAVVYPFYDSLLVKVTAWARKFPDAAHRIERCLQEFRIRGVKTNIPFLIKLVMHSTFIEGNCTTTFIDETPELFDFPPRKDRATKLLAYLGETIVNGNSLVKNRPVATRRIPAPLPKFQSTAPIPDSMRQKFQRLGAEKFSKSLLEHKPLLLTDTTFRDAHQSLLATRLRTYDMLRIADVYARHCPELFSLEMWGGATFDTSMRFLKEYPWQRLSELRDRVPNILFQMLLRASNAVGYTNYPDNVVREFVKEAAGAGIDVFRVFDALNWVENMQVAMDAVIESGAICEATICYTGDILDPRQSKYDLKYYVEMAKRLEGMGAHILAIKDMAGLCKPYAAELLVKTLRQEVGLPIHFHTHDTGGVQAASLVKAAEAGVHIVDAALAPLSGGTSQPNLNTLVESIKLTDRETGLQSARLDEIADYWRAVREFYTPFESPVLPAGSDLYQHQMPGGQYTNLYQQARALGLADRWSEVCRMYADVNQLFGDIVKVTPTSKAVGDMALFLISNEMTTEDVVSSNRELAFPQSVVDLISGRMGQTPGGFPANVQKRILRGESPVEGRPGANLPPADFEQSNDKLQEILGHKPTHREALSHLLYPEVFEDFARHDQTYGDTSVLPTPAFLYGLEPGEEISVEIEPGKTLIIRLQTVGEAHEDGRRTVFFELNGQPREVTITDRSLEPDAPRHLKADPNDPSHVAASMPGMVVNIAVQTGDAVAKGQKLLMLEAMKMQTIVAAEHDGIVAETLVHSGTQVESGDLLMTVEPKE
- a CDS encoding FAD-dependent oxidoreductase gives rise to the protein MKNSESSTHRRRFLKSIVAGAAIGSTGVQVRLAEGADPQEGQTTTAFPEFTKGEVLRTDGELIAENALHESARTIPVAGQSDVLVCGGGPAGIGAALAAARAGASVQLIEVGGCLGGVWTAGLLTKILNGEKKSGVMQELLTDLAERGSAVAQKTSGTVYDPELMKLLLEEKCVEAGVKIQLHTRVVGTVTDQKNRIVATITESKSGRQAWVAQRFIDCTGDGDLAAQAGCQFDVGIGSQCECQPMSLIALLTGIEPSEVSEFIRENGSAAKARLLKLMRQAGIKPSYRAPTLRHLHSGVFSLMTNHEYGVSATDAGQITAATIRARAEVHAIVNDLRKLGGPWSNLAVVATAEQIGVREGRRIRGRYTITGNDVITGLRHKDAVCRANFAIDVHNVFPDGSNPADVKRYRSAGVKAYDIPLPALIAADVDGLMMAGRCISGDFIAHSSYRVTGNSVPMGEAAGLTSVASLKQGVMPHELSWDTVQKAT